One window of Pelmatolapia mariae isolate MD_Pm_ZW linkage group LG18, Pm_UMD_F_2, whole genome shotgun sequence genomic DNA carries:
- the LOC134617344 gene encoding myelin-oligodendrocyte glycoprotein-like, which translates to MRITVLLVSLLLVSQYASGVEVYEGEESVLLLCQLPVPAEEGVVVWGRDDLNPSIIHVRTEEGDYFIEQNKQYINRTSIQKDALKTGDLSLTLRKPTFSDSGLYTCSVRKHGQKQNQTEVQLKVKERPPPPPIWPKVLPAVLVPVLVLAIGISVFMCLVYQRMKKTAVCQLKVVDVTEGAESVLLPFISKKLKNTETTKVEWKHIQEDEMKVVHEKNGKNPDVSHTGRTEMKKDPWKTGNASLTLSRPRSEDGGVYICTMYDTHGKALKQKVVALWVKEGWLKTIRSFFPCARQNNYVI; encoded by the exons ATGAGGATAACCGTGCTGCTTGTCTCCCTCCTGCTCG tttcccagtaTGCCTCAGGAGTTGAGGTGTATGAGGGGGAGGAGTCTGTCCTTCTGCTCTGCCAGCTTCCCGTTCCAGCTGAAGAGGGTGTAGTTGTGTGGGGACGCGATGACCTGAATCCTTCAATCATCCATGTTCGTACAGAGGAAGGTGAttattttatagagcaaaataAACAATACATCAACCGAACATCTATTCAGAAGGACGCCCTGAAGACCGGCGAcctcagcctcactctgagaaAACCTACATTTTCTGACAGCGGACTCTACACCTGCAGCGTACGCAAGCATGGACAAAAACAGAACCAGACTGAAGTGCaactaaaggtcaaag AGCGTCCGCCTCCTCCTCCAATCTGGCCCAAAGTTCTCCCAGCCGTCCTGGTTCCGGTGCTTGTCCTGGCTATTGGCATTAGTGTTTTCATGTGTCTTGTATATCAAAGGATGAAgaaaacagcag TCTGCCAGCTCAAAGTTGTTGATGTCACAGAGGGGGCAGAGTCTGTCCTGCTACCCTTCATAtccaaaaaactgaagaatACGGAGACCaccaaagtggagtggaaacataTCCAAGAAGACGAAATGAAGGTCGTGCATGAGAAGAATGGGAAAAATCCAGACGTGTCTCACACAGGCCGcacagagatgaagaaagatCCATGGAAGACAGGAAACGCCAGCCTAACTTTGTCAAGACCTCGCTCTGAAGATGGAGGTGTTTACATATGCACCATGTATGACACGCATGGAAAGGCCCTGAAACAGAAAGTAGTGGCACtctgggtcaaag AGGGCTGGCTGAAAACCATCAGAAGCTTCTTCCCGTGTGCCAGACAGAACAATTATGTCATCTGA